The Haloarchaeobius amylolyticus genome window below encodes:
- a CDS encoding ABC transporter permease: protein MARREIASLRSEKTIVLALLIQLFVATFSSFLVVGLVSLYDPGSVDGYQLDMAVTGNASDEVLQAVRGQSGIDPTRYASVADARADFQDRRVDAVMVATQGANGTVFVTTSVPKENLRTTIIVVQVRDTLESMEENLRREYAGSLEHRVLEVPQKRGSSPYFGFTYTVLVPLLMFLPVFISGSIAVDSLTEEMQRGTLELLRVAPVSLADIVDAKLLATAILAPIQAAVWLLLLWVNGTKIANWPMLVAVVAGLSFTVVTAGLTIALLASDRRQAQFLYSTGVLGAITVTGLLPEHPANTIARLAIGSPGTYTWVFAAGYVALGVVTYLGMRVGMRFVNAESV, encoded by the coding sequence ATCGCCCGCCGGGAGATCGCCTCGCTGCGGAGCGAGAAGACCATCGTGCTCGCGCTACTCATCCAGCTGTTCGTGGCGACGTTCTCCTCGTTCCTCGTCGTCGGGCTGGTGTCGCTGTACGACCCCGGCTCGGTCGACGGCTACCAGCTCGACATGGCCGTGACGGGCAACGCCTCCGACGAGGTGCTGCAGGCGGTCCGCGGGCAGTCCGGCATCGACCCGACCCGGTACGCGTCGGTCGCCGACGCGAGAGCCGACTTCCAGGACCGGCGCGTCGACGCGGTGATGGTCGCCACACAGGGCGCGAACGGGACGGTGTTCGTCACGACCAGCGTGCCGAAGGAGAACCTGCGGACGACCATCATCGTCGTGCAGGTCCGGGATACGCTGGAGTCCATGGAGGAGAACCTCCGCCGCGAGTACGCAGGGAGCCTCGAACACCGGGTGCTGGAGGTGCCACAGAAGCGCGGCTCCAGCCCCTACTTCGGGTTCACCTACACCGTGCTCGTACCCCTGCTCATGTTCCTCCCGGTGTTCATCAGTGGCTCCATCGCGGTGGACTCGCTGACCGAGGAGATGCAACGCGGGACCCTCGAACTGCTGCGGGTCGCGCCCGTCTCGCTGGCGGACATCGTCGACGCGAAACTGCTCGCGACGGCCATCCTCGCCCCCATCCAGGCCGCGGTCTGGCTCCTCCTGCTGTGGGTCAACGGGACGAAAATCGCGAACTGGCCGATGCTCGTGGCCGTCGTGGCCGGCCTCTCGTTCACCGTCGTCACCGCGGGACTGACCATCGCCCTGCTCGCCTCGGACCGCCGGCAGGCGCAGTTCCTCTACTCGACCGGGGTGCTCGGGGCCATCACGGTGACGGGCCTGCTGCCAGAGCACCCGGCGAACACCATCGCCCGGCTCGCCATCGGCAGCCCCGGGACGTACACCTGGGTGTTCGCGGCCGGCTACGTCGCCCTCGGCGTGGTGACCTACCTCGGGATGCGCGTCGGGATGCGCTTCGTGAACGCCGAGTCGGTCTGA
- a CDS encoding VOC family protein, giving the protein MDPRITVVTLGVDDLDAAIEFYRDGLGLPLRDREPDSDIAFFTLTGTWLALYPWDALAEDATVSPDGDGFSGVTLAHNVPDREAVDALLAEAVAAGAELVKEPQETFWGGYSGYFADLDGHLWEVAAPRLDGM; this is encoded by the coding sequence ATGGACCCTCGCATCACCGTCGTGACGCTCGGCGTCGACGACCTCGACGCCGCCATCGAGTTCTACCGTGACGGCCTCGGGCTGCCATTACGCGACCGGGAACCGGACAGCGACATCGCCTTCTTCACCCTGACGGGCACGTGGCTCGCGCTCTATCCCTGGGACGCGCTGGCCGAGGACGCGACCGTCTCCCCGGACGGGGACGGGTTCTCGGGCGTGACCCTGGCGCACAACGTCCCGGACCGGGAGGCCGTCGACGCGCTGCTGGCCGAAGCGGTCGCAGCCGGTGCGGAACTCGTCAAGGAGCCACAGGAGACGTTCTGGGGCGGCTACTCCGGGTACTTCGCAGACCTCGATGGCCACCTCTGGGAGGTCGCTGCACCACGTCTGGACGGGATGTGA
- a CDS encoding PKD domain-containing protein, with amino-acid sequence MRALHLAAAVLALACLFAAAPAAADAGSLALQENESDSPDVNIYGPETAVYNYSEEFRVSVLGADVESVTWKFPDGSTATGTETTYRFMEEGDRTITVVVETTDGETLRESVTYDVFHADDDDGWNPVPALQFFGMVGFFLLVLLGLKMVALPMILREL; translated from the coding sequence ATGCGTGCCCTCCACCTCGCAGCCGCGGTCCTCGCGCTGGCCTGCCTGTTCGCCGCTGCGCCGGCGGCGGCCGACGCCGGCTCCCTCGCCCTGCAGGAGAACGAGTCCGACTCACCCGACGTGAACATCTACGGCCCGGAGACGGCCGTCTACAACTACAGCGAGGAGTTCAGGGTGAGCGTCCTGGGTGCCGACGTCGAGTCCGTGACCTGGAAGTTCCCGGACGGCTCGACCGCCACCGGGACCGAGACGACCTACCGGTTCATGGAAGAAGGCGACCGGACAATCACGGTCGTCGTCGAGACGACCGACGGCGAGACCCTCCGCGAGAGCGTGACCTACGACGTGTTCCACGCGGACGACGACGACGGCTGGAACCCGGTGCCGGCGCTGCAGTTCTTCGGCATGGTCGGGTTCTTCCTCCTCGTGCTGCTCGGCCTGAAGATGGTCGCGCTCCCGATGATACTCCGGGAGCTGTAG
- a CDS encoding aldo/keto reductase, which yields MEYTTLGDTGMEVSRICLGCMSFGTSDWREWVLDEEAGIELVNRALDLGINFFDTANMYSDGESERVLGKALEGQRDEAVVATKCYFQMDEDDPNSGGLSRKAIEQELENSLDRLGMDTIDLYQIHRWDDDTPIEQTMRALDDAVRRGQVRYLGASSMWAHQFAESLHTSDRLGLDRFVTMQNHYNLLYREEEREMLPLCEREGVGVIPWSPLARGYLARPHEEFDATTRGQSDSHAKNHPYFEGGGREVNERVQELAAQEGVEMAQIALAWLFSKDTVDAPIVGTTSIEHLEAAVEALDIDLSDSDVEWLEEPYEPVPVSGHD from the coding sequence ATGGAGTACACCACACTGGGTGACACCGGCATGGAGGTCAGCCGCATCTGTCTCGGCTGCATGAGCTTCGGCACCTCGGACTGGCGCGAGTGGGTCCTCGACGAGGAGGCGGGCATCGAACTCGTGAACCGGGCGCTCGACCTCGGTATCAACTTCTTCGACACCGCGAACATGTACTCGGACGGCGAGTCCGAGCGCGTCCTCGGCAAGGCCCTGGAGGGCCAGCGCGACGAGGCCGTCGTCGCCACCAAGTGCTACTTCCAGATGGACGAGGACGACCCGAACTCGGGTGGCCTCTCGCGGAAGGCCATCGAGCAGGAACTCGAGAACTCGCTCGACCGCCTCGGCATGGACACCATCGACCTCTACCAGATCCACCGCTGGGACGACGACACGCCCATCGAGCAGACCATGCGAGCGCTCGACGACGCGGTCCGCCGCGGGCAGGTGCGCTATCTGGGCGCGTCCTCGATGTGGGCCCACCAGTTCGCCGAGTCGCTGCACACCAGCGACCGGCTCGGCCTCGACCGCTTCGTCACGATGCAGAACCACTACAACCTGCTCTACCGCGAGGAGGAGCGCGAGATGCTCCCCCTCTGCGAGCGGGAGGGCGTCGGCGTCATCCCGTGGTCGCCGCTGGCCCGGGGCTACCTCGCGCGGCCCCACGAGGAGTTCGACGCGACGACCCGCGGGCAGTCCGACAGTCACGCCAAGAACCACCCGTACTTCGAGGGTGGCGGCCGCGAGGTGAACGAGCGCGTGCAGGAACTCGCCGCACAGGAGGGTGTCGAGATGGCCCAGATCGCCCTCGCGTGGCTCTTCTCGAAGGACACGGTCGACGCACCCATCGTCGGCACCACCAGCATCGAACACCTCGAGGCCGCGGTCGAGGCGCTCGACATCGACCTCTCGGACTCCGACGTCGAGTGGCTGGAGGAACCGTACGAGCCGGTGCCGGTCTCCGGCCACGACTAG
- a CDS encoding succinylglutamate desuccinylase/aspartoacylase domain-containing protein, translating into MFDGSAAIDVEVLGPTDEEEPSLAVVGGIHGDEPAGVRAIRQVLEEPPDLQRPVKLVLANPPATAAHRRYLDTDMNRSFPGSTDADAREERLAAELASELADCTTLSIHTTHSHDEPIALVDRDNPRAQEVADALPVEHVVDEQQAADGAFTGCEGVVSVEAGRQLSENATENAVSLVRAFLQLTDARPGEPDTVDSSFYSLREAVEKPVDGEAAELVVDNFEQVEGGETYARADGTELVTEEPFVPILMSECGYDDIFGYRGEHVGDDLESARETWGVSVEA; encoded by the coding sequence ATGTTCGACGGGAGTGCAGCCATCGACGTGGAGGTGCTCGGCCCGACAGACGAGGAGGAGCCGTCGCTCGCGGTGGTCGGCGGCATCCACGGCGACGAACCGGCCGGGGTGCGCGCCATCAGGCAGGTCCTGGAGGAGCCGCCGGACCTGCAGCGCCCGGTGAAACTCGTCCTCGCGAACCCGCCCGCGACGGCGGCCCACCGGCGGTACCTGGATACCGACATGAACCGCTCCTTCCCCGGCTCAACCGACGCGGACGCCCGGGAGGAACGCCTCGCCGCCGAACTGGCGAGCGAACTCGCCGACTGCACGACCCTCTCCATCCACACCACGCACAGCCACGACGAACCCATCGCGCTCGTCGACCGGGACAACCCGCGGGCACAGGAGGTCGCGGACGCCCTCCCGGTCGAACACGTCGTCGACGAGCAGCAGGCGGCCGACGGTGCCTTCACCGGGTGCGAGGGCGTGGTCTCCGTCGAGGCCGGTCGCCAGCTCTCCGAGAACGCGACCGAGAACGCCGTCTCGCTCGTCCGGGCGTTCCTGCAGTTGACCGACGCACGGCCGGGCGAGCCCGACACCGTCGACAGCTCGTTCTACTCGCTCCGCGAGGCCGTCGAGAAGCCCGTCGACGGCGAGGCGGCCGAACTCGTCGTCGACAACTTCGAGCAGGTCGAGGGCGGGGAGACCTACGCGAGGGCGGACGGGACCGAACTCGTCACCGAGGAGCCCTTCGTCCCCATCCTGATGAGCGAGTGCGGCTACGACGACATCTTCGGCTACCGCGGCGAGCACGTCGGCGACGACCTGGAGAGCGCCCGCGAGACGTGGGGGGTATCGGTCGAGGCGTGA